CTTCCTCGGCAATACCGATAAACAGCTCCGGGCTGATCATCCCATGCACGGGATGCTTCCAACGCACCAGCGCTTCAAAGCCGCTGATGGTCTCGCTGGCGACATTGATTACAGGTTGGTAGACAAGAAACAGCTCGTTGCGATTAAGCGCCTCGCGCAGATCATTTTCCAGCGCTTGCCGCTCGGATGCGCGGCTGTGCATATCGGCTTCATAGAAACGATAAGCACCGCGCCCGCCATCCTTTGCGGCATAGAGCGCCAGATCGGCATTGCGCACCAATGCGGCGGTGGTGTCCGCTTTTTCATCCGACATGGCAATGCCGATGGACGCGCCAATGCGCACTTGCGAGCCGGAAATGGCATAAGGCTGTGACAACCGTTCGATGATCGCATGGGCATAGTGCGCTAGCTCTTCGCGGTTGCGATATTTGGGCAGCACGACCTGAAACTCGTCACCACCCAGTCGCCCGACCTGGCCATGATTGCCCATCACCTTGACCAATCGCTTGGCCACCTGCTGCAACAGTGCGTCACCCACCGGGTGGCCCATAGTATCATTGACCTGCTTGAAGCGGTCGAGGTCCATCTGGAACAGGGCGCAGGATGCGGTCTTGCCCATAGGGCCGCGCAGGGCCTTTTCGAGTGAGTGATTGATCTCGAGGCGATTGGGCAGGCCGGTCAACGTGTCATAACGCGCCAGCTTCTGAATCTCATTTTGTGACTCGCGCATCCCCGTCAGATCAGTGCCGCTGCCGCGAAAGCCGCGGAAATTGCCATAGCGATCGATAATCGGGTTCCCCGATATCGACCACCAGCGCTCCTCATCAGCAGCCACTTTCAGGGAGAGGTCGCTAAACGCGGTGCGGGATGACAGGTGAAAGCCCAATGTGCGTTCCTCCCGATCATCATCGGGTGTCACATCTTTGGCAATCAGGTCCTTAATCGGCGTGCCCACCAGTTCATCGGCGCTTTTGGCGATTTTTTCAGCAACCGGCGGAGAGATATAGCTGATATTGCCGTGCCGGTCGGTTTCCCAGAACCAGCCCAGCCCTTTCTCCTCAAAATCCTTGATAAGATTGACCGCACGAATAGCTTGGGCATTGTCGCGTTTACGGCGAAACCTCTCGGATATATGGCGACGTTGAATGATCGCAATCACAAGTGTCGCCAGCGCGATATAGCCCGATTGGATGAGTATAGCATTGTCCAGACTGCCGCGCATGACCGGCAGAACAGCGGCTGGTATGATCACTATCCAATAGCTGCATATTTCGCTGATCAGTCGTTTCATGCGCTTTATCTTGCCCCGTCGATACTGTGCACGCTCCGGGCGGATGGCCGGATTCAGTTTGTTTGAGATTCTGAATGTGGCAATATCTCATTGTAGTGACCAAATGGTTTAGCCGTTGGTAAACTCCTGATAACCATGATCTTGTTTGCTTATTCTTTCAGGCGAGCAAATTTCTCTCTTGCTCCGGGTGCAGTGCATCCCTAAAGCCGTCGACGGGCCACGCGGTCCCAACGCCGCGCGTGCTCTCTGCAAGGAGAGAATATTATGAGTAATACTGTACCGGCGGAGCCGACGCTCCGTCCTGAACGTCCGTTTTTTTCGTCCGGACCCACTTCCAAATTTCCCGGCTGGTCGCTCGACCTTCTCAAAACTGAATCGCTCGGGCGCTCGCACCGTTCCAAGACCGGTAAGGGAAGGCTGAAATATGCCATTGACCTGAGCCGCAAAATCCTCGGCATTCCCGATGATTATCTGATCGGCATTTTGCCGGGCTCCGATACAGGCGCGCTGGAATGTGCGATGTGGTCCATGCTCGGCGCGCGTCCGGCAACGGTCGCCGCATGGGAGAGCTTTGGCAATGTCTGGATTCAGGATGCGGTCAAACAGCTGAAGCTGAAAGAGTTGACCGTCCTCAACGCCGATTATGGCGAGATTCCCGATCTTACCCAGGTTGATAAGGGCGATGATGTCGTCTTCACCTGGAACGGCACGACATCAGGCGCGAAAATCCCGAATACTGACTGGATCGCCGATGATCGCGAGGGCGTGACCATAAACGACGCCACCAGCGCTGTGTTTGCCCAGCCGATGGATTGGCCGAAACTCGATGCCACCACCTATAGCTGGCAGAAGGTCATGGGATCCGAAGCCGCGCATGGCATGCTGATCCTTTCCCCCCGCGCTATCGAGCGGATCGAGAGCTATGATCCCGAATGGCCGCTGCCCAAGCTGTTCCGCCTGAAAAAAGGTGACAAGCTGAACCGCGCGATCTTTGAGGGCGCGACGATCAACACCCCGTCGCTGTTGGCGACCGAGGATTATATCGCCTCGCTAGAATGGGCAGAATCAATTGGCGGGTTGGATGCACTGCATGCGCGGGCGGATGCCAATGCGCAGCTGGTGTGCGACTGGATCGAGGCAACGCCTTGGCTGCGCAATATGGTGGCTGATCCTGCCAAGCGCACCAATACCGGCGTCTGTATGGTGTTTCAGGGCGACTGGTATGACAGTCTGTCCGAGGAAGACCAGAAAGCGGTGCCGAAGAAGATCGTATCCATGCTCGAAGAGATGCATATCGGCTATGATTTCAACGGCTATCGGGATGCACCGCCAAGCCTGCGTATCTGGTGCGGTGCGACCGTGGATCATGAGAGCGTCAAACGTCTGCTGCCATGGATCGAATGGGCCTATGCCAAGGTCCAGAGCGAATTTTCTGCCTAATTCCCATTATATCGTCATTCCGACGAAGGTCGGAATCTCAGGCGACAATATGCTGTGGTTAAGCCAAGACGCCCGAGATCCTGAAACGCGTTCAGGATGACGAAATCCGAGAAAGGATTTCATCATGCCTAAAGTGCTTATTTCTGACAAAATGAACCCCAAAGCCGCCGATATCTTTCGGGACAATGGCTGCGAAGTGGATGTTATCACCGGCCAGACTCCGGAAGAATTGAAGGAAATCATCGGCAATTATGACGGCCTTGCGGTGCGTTCTGCCACCAAGGTCACGCCGGAGATTCTGGAAGCTGCGACCAACCTCAAAGTCATTGGCCGTGCCGGTATCGGTGTCGACAATATCGACATCCCCACTGCTTCGACCAAAGGCGTGGTGGTGATGAACACGCCATTCGGCAATTCCATCACCACCGCCGAACACGCCATTGCGATGATGTTCGCACTGGCACGCCAACTGCCTCAGGCTGATGCCTCGACCCAAGAGGGCAAATGGGAAAAGTCGAAATTTATGGGCGTCGAGCTGACCAGCAAGACCCTCGGCCTGATCGGTGCCGGCAATATCGGCTCAATCGTCGCCGAGCGTGCTCTCGGCCTCAAGATGAAGGTCATCGCCTATGACCCGTTCCTGACGCCCGAACGTGCGGTGGAACTGGGTATCGAGAAAGTCACGCTTGATGAACTGCTTGAGCGTGCGGACTTTATCACGCTGCATACGCCACTGACTGACCAGACCCGCGGTATCTTGAACGCCGAGGCGCTGGCCAAGACCAAGAAAGGTGTGCGGATTATCAACTGCGCGCGCGGTGGCCTGATTGATGAGGCGGCACTTAAAGAGGCGCTGGAATCAGGCCATGTCGCAGGCGCGGCGCTGGATGTGTTCGCCGAGGAACCGGCCAAGGAAAACCCGCTTTTCGGCACCGAAGGCCTGATCTGCACCCCGCATCTGGGTGCTTCGACCAGCGAGGCGCAGGTCAATGTGGCGCTGCAGGTGGCCGAGCAGATGGCCGATTATCTGGTCAAGGGCGGCGTTACTAATGCGCTCAACATGCCCAGCTTGTCGGCAGAACAGGCACCGAAGCTAAAGCCCTATATGGAATTGGCG
The sequence above is drawn from the Parasphingorhabdus sp. SCSIO 66989 genome and encodes:
- a CDS encoding EAL domain-containing protein, which gives rise to MKRLISEICSYWIVIIPAAVLPVMRGSLDNAILIQSGYIALATLVIAIIQRRHISERFRRKRDNAQAIRAVNLIKDFEEKGLGWFWETDRHGNISYISPPVAEKIAKSADELVGTPIKDLIAKDVTPDDDREERTLGFHLSSRTAFSDLSLKVAADEERWWSISGNPIIDRYGNFRGFRGSGTDLTGMRESQNEIQKLARYDTLTGLPNRLEINHSLEKALRGPMGKTASCALFQMDLDRFKQVNDTMGHPVGDALLQQVAKRLVKVMGNHGQVGRLGGDEFQVVLPKYRNREELAHYAHAIIERLSQPYAISGSQVRIGASIGIAMSDEKADTTAALVRNADLALYAAKDGGRGAYRFYEADMHSRASERQALENDLREALNRNELFLVYQPVINVASETISGFEALVRWKHPVHGMISPELFIGIAEEAGLITQIGEWILRSACTQLAQWPSDIRVAVNVSTVQFATGNLPLVLTNALAANKVKPSQLELEITESVFLDESESNIETFNRIKRLGVRLALDDFGTGYSALGYLKKVPFDKIKIDQSFVRGATQRGSMNSAIIASIVSLANALKMDTTAEGAETLDELDLVRQLGCSHIQGYIYGKPMPGDQASALLESKGRKVEAQGFRTNREKRHRTYRNIRVWHDGFEYPALARNISEHGIMMDGGPVLQAGDVVTVMFDETLMLDAEVRWCEGIHTGMEFQAKLDFSQLGREQQPVTNDLGVDVKDPYMRQVRGI
- a CDS encoding phosphoserine transaminase, with the translated sequence MSNTVPAEPTLRPERPFFSSGPTSKFPGWSLDLLKTESLGRSHRSKTGKGRLKYAIDLSRKILGIPDDYLIGILPGSDTGALECAMWSMLGARPATVAAWESFGNVWIQDAVKQLKLKELTVLNADYGEIPDLTQVDKGDDVVFTWNGTTSGAKIPNTDWIADDREGVTINDATSAVFAQPMDWPKLDATTYSWQKVMGSEAAHGMLILSPRAIERIESYDPEWPLPKLFRLKKGDKLNRAIFEGATINTPSLLATEDYIASLEWAESIGGLDALHARADANAQLVCDWIEATPWLRNMVADPAKRTNTGVCMVFQGDWYDSLSEEDQKAVPKKIVSMLEEMHIGYDFNGYRDAPPSLRIWCGATVDHESVKRLLPWIEWAYAKVQSEFSA
- the serA gene encoding phosphoglycerate dehydrogenase, whose translation is MPKVLISDKMNPKAADIFRDNGCEVDVITGQTPEELKEIIGNYDGLAVRSATKVTPEILEAATNLKVIGRAGIGVDNIDIPTASTKGVVVMNTPFGNSITTAEHAIAMMFALARQLPQADASTQEGKWEKSKFMGVELTSKTLGLIGAGNIGSIVAERALGLKMKVIAYDPFLTPERAVELGIEKVTLDELLERADFITLHTPLTDQTRGILNAEALAKTKKGVRIINCARGGLIDEAALKEALESGHVAGAALDVFAEEPAKENPLFGTEGLICTPHLGASTSEAQVNVALQVAEQMADYLVKGGVTNALNMPSLSAEQAPKLKPYMELATGLGTLAGQLLGDKVQGVSIEVEGAAAELDQKPITAAVLSGLMRAYSSTVNMVNAPFLAKDRGLDVREVRHDREGDYHTLVRVSVTTDEGVKSVAGTLFGNGRPRLVEIFGVTVEADLTGDMLYIVNRDEPGFIGRLGTTLGEANVNIGTFHLGRRDAAPGGDAALLLSIDNRVEEPVLWNVCQIPGVKEVKALSFG